GCCGCAGTCCTCGCGGCGGCAACGGCGTCGTCTCCAGCAGGGCGATGCGCCCGCAGGGCGCCAGCACCCGGTGCGTCTCGGCGAACATGCGGCGGTAGTCGGCCACGTTGCGCAGGCTGAAGCCGGACGTCACGCAGACGAAGGCGCCCGCGGGGAAGGGCAAGTCCAGAGCGTCGCCCACGAGAAAGGCCGTCCGAACGGACAGGCCGTCGCGCCGCGCCTTGTACTGTGCGAGCCGCACCATCTCGGAGACCAGGTCCAGGCCCACCGCCTGGCGGATGCCCGGCTGACGCGCCAGCGCGAAGGCCAGGTCGCCGGTCCCGGACGCGATATCCAGGGCGCGCCCTTGCTGTCCCTCCGCGGCCAGGCGTGCGGTCAGGCCCTTCCAGCCGTGGTGCATGCCCCCTGTCATGAGCGTATTCATGACGTCGTACCGCCGCGCGATGCGGGCAAACATCGCCTCGACGTACCGGACCTTCTCCTCGCCCCGAAGTTGCGCCATCACCCTATCCGCACCCAGGCGCACCATCGCTTCTCCAGGTAGTCCAGCACGAAGTAGATGGCGAGACCAAGCAGCGCCATGGCGACCACGCCGGCGTACATCTGGGCGTAGGCTAGCCGCGCCCACGACTCCACCAGGATGTAGTAACCGAGGCCGGACGAGGTGCCGAAAGACTCCACGAAGAACAGCACGGCAATCGCCGTGCCCGTGCTGACGCGCAGGGAGGTCAGAATAGCGGGCAGACAGGCCGGGAAATAGACGTACCGC
The sequence above is a segment of the Dehalococcoidia bacterium genome. Coding sequences within it:
- a CDS encoding ubiquinone/menaquinone biosynthesis methyltransferase; the encoded protein is MAQLRGEEKVRYVEAMFARIARRYDVMNTLMTGGMHHGWKGLTARLAAEGQQGRALDIASGTGDLAFALARQPGIRQAVGLDLVSEMVRLAQYKARRDGLSVRTAFLVGDALDLPFPAGAFVCVTSGFSLRNVADYRRMFAETHRVLAPCGRIALLETTPLPPRGLRPALIRFYQRRVIPLMGAIFARDREAYTYLPTTSEAFAPPASVAAALREAGFGDVRWRLAGFGTVAIHTGVKPA